A window of the Desulfopila inferna genome harbors these coding sequences:
- a CDS encoding tyrosine-type recombinase/integrase yields MIKLARERAGIDRHIYPHLLRHAFVTHATQLGVNLRTLQYAMGHTSSKTTEIYTTLGAEAIKLEITGKFGRL; encoded by the coding sequence ATTATAAAATTGGCCCGAGAAAGAGCAGGAATTGATAGACATATTTATCCACATTTGTTAAGACATGCTTTTGTTACTCACGCCACTCAATTAGGTGTAAATCTCCGCACTCTGCAATACGCAATGGGACATACGTCGAGCAAGACAACAGAGATTTATACCACATTGGGAGCAGAAGCTATAAAGCTGGAAATTACTGGAAAGTTTGGAAGGCTTTAA
- a CDS encoding response regulator: MIESNKDNIKVLIADDEVEFASTLVTRLELRNFKTVMVNSGEATLRAVQEEHPDVLLLDLKMPDLDGLEVLARLKDDYADVKVIILTGHGSFGVGREGMELGAFDYIMKPVDLNRLIEKIEDAYRSKTAGDED; encoded by the coding sequence ATGATAGAAAGCAATAAAGATAATATAAAAGTGCTGATAGCCGACGATGAAGTGGAGTTTGCCTCCACCCTCGTTACCCGGCTGGAGTTGAGAAATTTCAAAACGGTAATGGTCAATTCCGGTGAGGCGACCCTGAGGGCTGTGCAGGAGGAGCATCCTGATGTACTGCTTCTTGATCTCAAAATGCCGGATCTTGACGGGCTGGAGGTGCTTGCCAGGCTAAAGGATGATTATGCCGACGTCAAAGTGATAATCCTGACCGGTCATGGCTCCTTTGGCGTCGGTCGCGAAGGAATGGAGCTAGGCGCCTTCGACTATATCATGAAACCTGTTGACCTGAACCGGCTGATTGAAAAGATCGAAGATGCCTATCGGTCTAAAACCGCCGGAGATGAAGATTGA
- a CDS encoding sensor histidine kinase, whose protein sequence is MKKSAAFAEKVIPKAMKSSIDLGLDRRSYGHFRLILFAIMITITMGPVITIAVLGYYNFKDLLQKDEHQQLEWQLDGSIRSIEQLVENLKSVVQFAARRDRYSELIAGNNLEELFSRLKRQYPFFADLGVIDQQGIQQAYHGPYDLLGTDYSQEQWFKQVYERGLHISQVYTGYRQVPHFAIAVSNFDPTIRKLWILRATIDAVTLQRFVNTIKTNASDDLFLINEDGYLQTSSEFYGNTLSPSDFERTPGVIHRISSSGENIFYAIGEIEETPWFLVLMKKQYIHQDDWVLFRNRVIFIVLACMIISVVVILTLVTLLTTLIRKADEIQITMMKEAEHTDKLASIGRLAAGVGHEINNPLAIINQKTGLIEDLLMMSPDFEHKKTIKNCLTAVNGSVDRCKAITHRLLGFARRTDVYVEKLHINEVIREVLQFLENSLMYNRIRLELQLQDDLPQIVSDRIQLQQIFLNILNNAIDAIGKDGEITILTHLIAGDVRVVIQDNGPGIREEVLSQIFEPFFTTKETGKGTGLGLSITYGLVKKLGGDITVRSHLGKGTAFTITIPLQSEEDDRKQ, encoded by the coding sequence ATGAAAAAATCCGCAGCTTTTGCCGAGAAAGTTATTCCCAAAGCCATGAAAAGCTCCATCGACTTGGGGCTGGACAGAAGAAGCTATGGCCACTTTCGTCTGATACTTTTTGCCATCATGATTACCATTACCATGGGACCGGTAATAACCATTGCTGTTCTGGGATATTATAATTTCAAGGATCTGCTTCAGAAAGACGAACATCAGCAACTGGAATGGCAACTGGATGGGTCAATCAGATCCATTGAACAGCTGGTGGAAAACCTTAAATCGGTGGTGCAGTTTGCCGCACGACGGGATCGCTACTCCGAATTGATCGCAGGTAATAATCTCGAGGAACTCTTCTCCAGATTAAAACGGCAATACCCTTTCTTCGCTGACCTTGGCGTCATCGATCAGCAGGGCATCCAGCAGGCGTATCACGGCCCGTATGATCTTTTAGGAACCGACTATTCTCAGGAACAATGGTTTAAGCAGGTATACGAAAGAGGGCTTCATATCAGCCAGGTCTATACCGGCTACAGGCAGGTCCCCCATTTTGCCATTGCCGTCAGCAATTTTGATCCAACCATCCGCAAACTCTGGATACTGCGGGCCACCATCGATGCCGTAACTCTGCAGCGGTTTGTCAATACCATTAAAACAAATGCCTCCGATGATCTTTTTCTGATTAACGAGGATGGCTATCTGCAGACATCCTCTGAATTTTATGGCAATACACTTTCTCCTTCTGATTTTGAGAGAACTCCAGGCGTCATTCATCGAATCAGCAGTTCCGGTGAAAATATCTTCTATGCCATTGGTGAGATAGAGGAAACTCCATGGTTTCTCGTTCTTATGAAAAAACAGTATATCCACCAGGACGACTGGGTTCTTTTCCGCAACAGGGTGATTTTCATTGTTTTAGCATGCATGATAATCAGTGTTGTTGTCATTCTTACTCTGGTCACTCTTCTAACGACTCTTATCCGCAAGGCGGATGAAATACAAATTACTATGATGAAAGAAGCGGAACATACCGATAAGCTCGCTTCCATAGGCAGACTTGCAGCAGGGGTCGGACATGAGATTAACAATCCACTGGCCATAATCAATCAGAAAACCGGACTAATTGAGGATCTCCTCATGATGTCACCGGATTTCGAGCATAAGAAGACCATAAAAAACTGCCTTACCGCGGTCAACGGCAGTGTGGATCGCTGCAAGGCTATTACTCATCGGCTTCTGGGTTTTGCCCGGCGCACGGATGTATACGTCGAAAAACTGCATATAAATGAGGTGATCAGAGAAGTGCTGCAGTTTCTGGAAAATTCCCTGATGTATAATAGAATACGCCTGGAGCTGCAGCTGCAGGATGATTTACCACAGATCGTCAGTGACCGTATACAGCTCCAGCAAATTTTCCTCAATATTTTGAACAATGCCATTGACGCCATCGGCAAGGATGGTGAAATTACCATACTTACTCATTTAATTGCCGGTGATGTCCGCGTTGTCATTCAGGATAACGGCCCCGGTATCAGGGAGGAGGTACTTTCGCAAATTTTTGAACCTTTTTTTACAACTAAGGAAACGGGAAAAGGCACAGGGCTTGGTCTGTCGATTACCTACGGGCTTGTGAAAAAATTGGGAGGAGACATTACTGTAAGATCTCACCTCGGTAAAGGGACTGCATTCACCATAACCATACCATTACAAAGTGAAGAAGATGATAGAAAGCAATAA